In Leptolyngbya sp. CCY15150, the DNA window GAATCAAACAGCCATGCCGGAAGCTCCCTTCGACCAGAACTTTGACACAACTCTGCAGGCACGGCGGCAGGAAGCTGATACCTTCTACCAGGCTATAACGCCCTTCGAGTTGAGCGACGATCAGCGCACGATTCAGCGGCAGGCTTTTGCTGGTTTACTCTGGAGCAAGCAGTTTTACAACTATACCGTTCAAGACTGGCTGCAGGGCGATCCGACCATGCCTGCTCCACCGACGGGGCATCAGCAAGGACGCAACGCCAATTGGCGGCATCTGGATGCTGCCGATATTATTTCCATGCCCGACACGTGGGAGTACCCCTGGTTTGCTGCCTGGGATCTGGCTTTTCACTGCATTCCCTTGGCTATGGTTGATGCGGAGTTTGCCAAGTACCAGCTCGACATCATGACACGGGAATGGTACATGCACCCCAATGGGCAGCTACCCGCCTACGAATGGGCTTTTGGGGATGTGAACCCGCCGGTTCATGCTTGGGCTACCTGGCGAGTTTATAAGATTGAGCAGAAGCAAACAGGGAAGGGAGACAGAATCTTTCTAGAGCGGGTTTTTCAAAAGCTGCTGCTCAATTTTACCTGGTGGGTCAACCGTAAAGATATGGAAGGTAAGAATGTCTTTGAAGGAGGCTTCCTAGGACTTGACAATATTGGCGTTTTTGACCGCAGTGCCGAACTTCCCACAGGGGGAACCCTGGAACAGTCGGACAGCACTAGCTGGATGGCCATGTACTGCCTCAACATGCTGGAAATTGCCCTAGAGCTAGCCTGCGAAAACCCGGTCTACGAAGATATGGCTACCAAGTTCTTTGAGCACTTCATCTATATCGCCGAAGCCATGAACCACGTCGGTGATGATGCCACCCAGCTCTGGGATGACAACGACGGATTCTTCTATGATGTGCTGCATTTGCCCCACGGCGATCGCGTACGGATGAAGACTCGCTCTATGGTGGGGCTAATTCCTCTGTTTGCGGTGATGACCCTAGACCCAGAGTTGCTGGATCGGGTGCCCAACTTCAAGAAACGATTAGAGTGGTTCATCGACAACCGACCTGCCCTGAAGCGCAACATCGCCTGTATGGAAACAGTAGGAGTAGGGGAACGGCGCATGTTGGCCCTCTGCTACGCCACGATGGGCCACTCTGAGCCCCAGGATAAGCTGCGGCGGCTGCTAGAAAAGCTACTAGATGAAGCAGAATTCCTCAGTGATTACGGTGTTCGAGCGCTCTCCAAGTATCATGCTGAGCATCCCTACACCTTCCATGCGGATGGGCAGGACTACCGAGTGAATTATGAACCGGCAGAATCGACCAGTGGTCTGTTCGGCGGCAATTCCAACTGGCGTGGGCCTATCTGGTTTCCAGTCAATTACCTGATCATCGAATCCCTGCAAAAGTTCCACTATTATTTGGGAGACAGCTATCAGGTAGAATGCCCCACCGGCTCTGGACGCTGGGTTAATCTGTGGCAGGTTGCCAGCGACTTGTCCCAGCGATTAATGGGCATTTTTCTGCAGGACAAATCTGGGCAGCGCCCCCTCTATGGCGGTATTAAAAAGTTCCAATCCGACCCCCACTGGCAGCCGTTGATCCAGTTCCACGAATACTTCCACGGCGATAATGGAGCTGGATTGGGAGCTAGTCATCAGACGGGGTGGACGGGGCTGATTGCCAAGCTAATTCAACAACAAGCGGAATATGCGAAGCAATCAGTTTTAGAAGAATAAGTGGCATGGCTGAATCGATAGATGATCTGCCCTCATCCCCAACCCTTCTCCCTAGGGAGAAGGGAGCTAGAACTCCTGTTCCTTCTCTCTGGGAAGAGGGCTAGGGTGAGGGCCGATTGAGCAATTCATACTTGTATTCAGCAACGCCAAATAAGTAATCTCGCTTAATTCAGCTCATCTCCAGGATCAGGCTCTCCTACATGTTCTTTCAAAAATCATCAGGAGCCAGCCATAGAACTGCATTTTTAATATAGGCGTAGATATCTTCTAACTGTTGAGGCTGGTCAAGCACTGCCTGCCCAGGCACATCGGTCACAAAGCTAGGGCAGCCCATGGATGGATTCCAATTGTAATCCACGAAGTGATGGAAGGTCGATTGGGCAATCACGCGACCCAACCGGGCTCCGGACGTGTCTTGTACTCGTTCGGCGGCGACAACTAAGTTAAACTGGCGACCGGTAATTTGGCTGGTGCCTGTGGCGATCACCCGCCCATGATCTGCTCCAGTTCCAACGCCGACGCTGCCTTCATGGGGGTGGGATGGAAAGTATTCTATCTTACCTGTGGCGCTATCGGGATGCTGAAGTAGGGGATGGATCGGTAGATTGGGGGTAATGCGCTGGTAGTTGCCATTGGCTCCGGAGTGGTAGTTAGGCCAGTTGATATCGGGATTGTGGGTGTCATCACGCTGACTGCCGTCTGGATCGCGCTGGCGGCTGTGGAAGTGATGAAAACCACCAATGGCCGACAAGGCACACATAGACAGCCCCATATCCTGGTGATCGCGAGTGGCTAAAATGCCGCCGCCTTGCTGATGAAATTGCGTGATTCCTTGGCAGTCGGCAGGGCTTAACCCATCTCCTGTATCGAGGGCAAACAACCAGAGTTGGTCGAAGTTGTCACGGTGCAGTTGACTCAAGACAGGGTCATCGCCATTGCTATTGGGGGTGCGATCGCGTGCTGTCAGGCTGACCAACGGTTGTCCGGTCGTATCCTTAAGAGATTGTAGATAGGCTTGGAGTAAGGAAAACCGAGAGATTGTCCAGTTATCGGTGTCGGTGGGCAGAAGGGTCGTTTGCAGTAAGATGCGTTGCGCCATAATTGTTGCAAAAACAGGATTCAGCGTGAATTGGCTGGAAACTCAATAGACTTAATCGGAATTAGGAAAAGCAATCAATTCTTAGTCTGAAACCGATCGATCTTATAGCTACTACATCTATTTGGATATCGAGCAACTAA includes these proteins:
- a CDS encoding glucosidase encodes the protein MTPEHERLQAAQNSQTPWKKWGPYLSDRQWGTVREDYSATGEAWDTFSHQQSHARAYRWGEDGLGGISDDQQLLCFGLALWNGQDPVLKERLFGLTGPQGNHGEDVKEYYFYLDSTPTHSYLKFLYKYPQSAYPYADLVDENQRRGRGDMEYELLDTGVFDEDRYFDVLVEYAKADPEDLLIQIEVINRGPETATLHLLPTLWFRNTWSWEEGSKKPLLKVLDAHDHISTIEASHSILGSYWLHCASDERLPLYFTDNETNYAQLFNVENTSPYVKDGIHAAVMDGNTAAVNPQQVGTKAAPHYRLKLEPGDCQTVRLRLNQTAMPEAPFDQNFDTTLQARRQEADTFYQAITPFELSDDQRTIQRQAFAGLLWSKQFYNYTVQDWLQGDPTMPAPPTGHQQGRNANWRHLDAADIISMPDTWEYPWFAAWDLAFHCIPLAMVDAEFAKYQLDIMTREWYMHPNGQLPAYEWAFGDVNPPVHAWATWRVYKIEQKQTGKGDRIFLERVFQKLLLNFTWWVNRKDMEGKNVFEGGFLGLDNIGVFDRSAELPTGGTLEQSDSTSWMAMYCLNMLEIALELACENPVYEDMATKFFEHFIYIAEAMNHVGDDATQLWDDNDGFFYDVLHLPHGDRVRMKTRSMVGLIPLFAVMTLDPELLDRVPNFKKRLEWFIDNRPALKRNIACMETVGVGERRMLALCYATMGHSEPQDKLRRLLEKLLDEAEFLSDYGVRALSKYHAEHPYTFHADGQDYRVNYEPAESTSGLFGGNSNWRGPIWFPVNYLIIESLQKFHYYLGDSYQVECPTGSGRWVNLWQVASDLSQRLMGIFLQDKSGQRPLYGGIKKFQSDPHWQPLIQFHEYFHGDNGAGLGASHQTGWTGLIAKLIQQQAEYAKQSVLEE